The Criblamydia sequanensis CRIB-18 genome contains a region encoding:
- the aroC gene encoding chorismate synthase, with product MASNSFGNIFKITTWGESHGKAIGVVIDGCPSGLEINASDINEALALRQPGRNPYTSPRYEEDKAEILSGVFQGKTTGAPISILIPNKDADPSKYEPIKDLLRPGHANYTYLEKYGIFDYRGGGRASARETACRVAAGAIAKKFLEYNGIKVMAYIKQMGSIIAGLDEVDLDSIRSLTYQSPVFCPDAEASSSMMALVEKTKAEGESVGGIIEFIALSVPVGLGDPVYEKLEANLAHAMMGIPATKGFEIGSGFQSATMTGSKHNDLFFKELEGVQTKSNHAGGVLGGISSGMPIIGRVAFKPTSSIMKPQSTLTTGGDEAIFELPKGSRHDPCVAIRAVPIVEAMLSLVLADALLLKRCMKL from the coding sequence ATGGCGAGTAACTCTTTTGGAAATATTTTTAAAATTACAACGTGGGGTGAATCCCATGGAAAAGCAATTGGGGTTGTGATTGACGGCTGCCCTTCCGGTTTAGAAATTAATGCAAGCGATATTAACGAGGCTTTAGCTTTAAGGCAGCCTGGAAGAAATCCCTACACGTCACCAAGATATGAAGAAGATAAAGCGGAAATTCTATCGGGTGTGTTTCAAGGCAAGACGACAGGAGCTCCGATCAGCATCCTGATTCCAAATAAAGATGCGGATCCGAGTAAGTATGAGCCTATTAAAGACCTTCTTAGACCTGGGCATGCCAATTACACTTACCTGGAAAAATATGGAATTTTTGATTATAGAGGCGGCGGAAGAGCTTCGGCTCGGGAAACGGCTTGCCGAGTAGCAGCCGGGGCTATTGCTAAAAAGTTTTTAGAATACAATGGCATAAAAGTAATGGCCTATATTAAGCAAATGGGTTCGATTATTGCGGGGTTGGATGAGGTCGATTTGGATTCAATCCGAAGTTTAACCTATCAAAGTCCCGTGTTTTGTCCTGATGCCGAGGCTTCTTCTTCCATGATGGCTTTAGTTGAAAAAACAAAAGCTGAGGGGGAGTCTGTAGGCGGAATTATTGAGTTTATTGCGTTGTCCGTTCCGGTAGGTCTTGGCGATCCTGTTTATGAAAAGCTAGAGGCCAATTTGGCGCATGCCATGATGGGGATACCCGCCACTAAAGGATTTGAGATCGGTTCAGGATTTCAATCTGCGACAATGACAGGATCAAAACATAATGATTTATTTTTTAAGGAACTGGAGGGCGTACAGACGAAAAGCAATCATGCAGGAGGTGTTTTAGGAGGCATTTCTAGTGGAATGCCTATTATTGGAAGGGTGGCTTTCAAACCGACTTCAAGCATCATGAAGCCGCAGTCTACCCTTACAACCGGAGGAGATGAAGCTATTTTTGAGCTGCCTAAAGGGTCTCGCCATGACCCTTGCGTTGCTATAAGAGCCGTTCCAATTGTTGAAGCGATGCTTTCTTTAGTATTAGCAGATGCCCTTCTTTTAAAAAGATGTATGAAATTATGA
- a CDS encoding shikimate kinase: MKIILIGFMGSGKSSVAGKLSNLFNWPVIEMDQLVLEKTKSKNMDALFAKGGELLLRETELALSEEIASFKESIISTGGGVVLNKIILERLKEPKGKIFFLRASFKTLSMRLANDASRPLFKDILEAESLYNFRQPLYLKAADHVIDADQKTVEEIAEEIFQKAR, encoded by the coding sequence ATGAAAATTATTTTAATCGGTTTTATGGGCTCCGGAAAGTCTTCTGTTGCCGGGAAGTTAAGCAATCTTTTTAACTGGCCCGTCATTGAAATGGATCAACTTGTGCTTGAGAAAACTAAGTCAAAAAACATGGATGCGCTTTTTGCCAAAGGGGGGGAGCTTCTTTTGCGAGAAACAGAACTTGCCCTTTCAGAAGAAATAGCTTCTTTTAAAGAAAGCATTATCTCAACAGGGGGCGGAGTGGTATTAAATAAAATTATCCTGGAACGTTTGAAAGAACCCAAGGGGAAAATATTTTTTTTAAGGGCTTCTTTTAAGACATTATCCATGCGATTGGCAAACGACGCCTCGCGTCCATTATTTAAAGATATTCTAGAAGCTGAATCGCTCTATAATTTTCGTCAGCCCCTCTATTTAAAAGCGGCGGATCATGTCATTGATGCAGATCAAAAAACCGTTGAAGAAATCGCGGAAGAGATTTTTCAAAAAGCAAGGTAA
- the aroA gene encoding 3-phosphoshikimate 1-carboxyvinyltransferase, which translates to MTIFEILPNGNPIRVIEIPGSKSYTNRALIMAALTKGPVFLSNPLYSEDTEVMISCLRTLGLRIDTLEDRIIVHDDLTVIQDRSYDLYVKDSGTTARFLLSLLTLVPGDKVIKGNARLNKRPIKELVDALRLLGAKIDYLEKEEELPLKVEFASLLNHQEIAIDGSRSSQFFSSILMIAPFLGGVTLRPQGKSISRPYREMTLRAMEEWGIKVMVFEDGSLYIPSNQRYNRKEYMIEGDFSSAGYFFAIAALTQSTFTLKNLNPESLQGDKKLLNILSDMGNEIEFFENQITIRGKQILPLSHNMLDCPDQIPTVAILAAFAKGVSRISGIRSLRLKETDRVLALKNELAKMGIQVEDSHDVLTIYGGDPKPSIIDTYRDHRMAMAFAVAKAKLPGMKIREPEVVNKTFPTFWEKLEGCLK; encoded by the coding sequence ATGACTATTTTTGAAATTCTCCCCAATGGTAATCCGATAAGGGTTATTGAAATTCCCGGTTCTAAAAGCTATACTAATCGAGCTCTGATTATGGCTGCTTTAACTAAAGGGCCTGTCTTTCTTTCTAACCCTTTGTATTCTGAAGATACTGAGGTTATGATTTCTTGTTTACGAACACTTGGGTTAAGGATAGACACCCTAGAGGATCGGATTATCGTTCATGATGATCTAACCGTCATTCAAGATAGGTCTTACGATTTATATGTCAAAGATTCGGGTACTACCGCTCGCTTTTTACTTAGCTTGCTAACGCTTGTGCCAGGAGATAAGGTTATAAAGGGGAATGCTCGTTTAAACAAGAGGCCTATAAAAGAATTGGTCGATGCTTTACGTCTTTTGGGGGCGAAAATAGATTATCTTGAAAAGGAAGAAGAGCTGCCTTTAAAAGTAGAATTTGCTTCTTTATTGAACCATCAAGAAATTGCCATAGATGGCTCAAGGAGCAGTCAATTTTTCTCTTCAATTCTAATGATCGCTCCTTTTTTAGGGGGAGTGACTCTTCGTCCTCAAGGAAAGAGTATCTCTAGGCCTTATAGGGAAATGACCCTTCGTGCTATGGAAGAGTGGGGTATAAAGGTGATGGTCTTTGAGGATGGGAGCCTCTATATCCCCTCAAATCAAAGGTATAATCGAAAAGAGTATATGATCGAGGGGGATTTTTCCTCTGCCGGGTATTTTTTTGCAATAGCGGCATTAACTCAATCTACATTTACACTGAAAAATCTAAATCCAGAATCCCTTCAGGGGGACAAAAAACTTTTAAATATTTTATCTGATATGGGAAATGAAATTGAATTTTTTGAAAATCAGATCACAATTCGGGGAAAACAAATTTTACCCTTGTCTCATAATATGCTCGATTGTCCGGATCAAATTCCAACAGTGGCGATTCTTGCCGCTTTCGCAAAAGGTGTTTCGAGAATCTCCGGCATTCGTTCTTTACGATTAAAAGAAACAGATCGGGTTCTTGCCTTAAAGAATGAACTCGCAAAAATGGGGATTCAAGTAGAGGATAGCCATGACGTCCTTACGATTTATGGGGGAGACCCAAAGCCATCTATTATTGATACCTATAGGGATCATCGTATGGCCATGGCTTTTGCTGTGGCGAAAGCTAAGTTACCGGGAATGAAAATCCGAGAACCTGAAGTCGTTAATAAAACTTTTCCGACTTTTTGGGAAAAGTTAGAAGGTTGTTTAAAATGA
- a CDS encoding Rid family detoxifying hydrolase: MTTWFKKILIASLIASSPICADNGIHEIRTLEAPQVIGPYSQAVRAGQYLFVSGQLALDPMTNMLIGSTIEEQTLQVLNNIEAILRAQNLSLKDIVKSEVYLKDMKDFKGMNSVYAEKFSNEIKPARQAMQVAKLPLDALVEISCVAFISN, translated from the coding sequence ATGACAACATGGTTTAAAAAAATTTTGATCGCATCCTTAATAGCTTCTTCACCAATATGTGCTGATAATGGCATTCATGAAATTAGAACTCTAGAAGCTCCTCAAGTGATAGGGCCTTATTCTCAGGCGGTTCGTGCCGGGCAATACCTTTTTGTTTCAGGACAATTAGCTTTAGACCCTATGACCAATATGTTAATCGGGAGTACCATTGAAGAGCAAACCTTGCAAGTCCTCAATAATATCGAAGCTATTTTAAGAGCCCAGAATTTAAGTTTAAAAGATATCGTCAAATCTGAAGTTTATCTTAAGGACATGAAGGATTTTAAAGGAATGAATTCGGTTTATGCGGAAAAGTTTTCAAATGAAATTAAACCTGCAAGACAAGCGATGCAAGTCGCTAAACTTCCTCTGGATGCTTTAGTTGAAATTTCATGCGTGGCCTTTATCTCAAATTAA
- the menC gene encoding o-succinylbenzoate synthase: protein MKVKIYQTQLYKIPLSNGIERSGLLIGILDENGNKGFGECAPLPKWSRETLEDCLQQFRQKMTDIVSIEWSTSHWQSKLLELNLHPALSFGLESALLSLISPLPKKLSLTTSALLMGSPEEILKEADQRSKEGFTFAKLKVGHLDFKTAENLIIRLKDVFRLRIDVNRAWDTLDSLRFFSKFSLDSFDYVEEPFKNPLDLDKFEHSLAVDESFPKDLSLAQLEKLPALKTLIYKPTIQGGLLQCLPLNEWANKRAVSIVLSSCFESDLALSHVASLAHRLSITTASGIGTYHYLKDTLLLHPLKFSGALVHIPDKIQPKPGLKDLEINNT from the coding sequence ATGAAGGTAAAGATTTATCAAACGCAGCTTTATAAAATCCCTCTCTCTAATGGCATAGAAAGGTCGGGCCTTTTAATTGGAATTTTAGATGAAAATGGGAATAAGGGTTTTGGCGAATGCGCTCCCCTCCCTAAATGGAGTAGAGAAACGCTAGAAGACTGCCTGCAACAATTTCGCCAAAAAATGACAGACATTGTGAGCATCGAATGGTCAACTAGTCATTGGCAGTCAAAACTTTTAGAACTCAACCTTCATCCTGCCTTATCCTTTGGTTTAGAATCAGCTCTCCTTTCCCTAATTTCCCCTCTTCCGAAAAAGCTTTCCTTAACAACTAGTGCTCTTTTAATGGGCTCTCCCGAAGAAATTTTGAAAGAAGCCGATCAAAGATCTAAAGAAGGTTTTACTTTTGCAAAGCTAAAAGTTGGCCACCTAGATTTTAAAACCGCTGAAAATTTAATTATACGATTGAAAGATGTCTTTCGCTTAAGAATTGATGTGAACCGTGCATGGGACACTTTAGACTCCCTTAGATTTTTTTCAAAATTTTCTTTAGACTCATTTGATTATGTTGAAGAACCCTTTAAAAACCCTCTTGACTTAGATAAATTCGAACATTCTCTTGCTGTGGATGAATCTTTCCCCAAGGATCTTTCTCTTGCTCAACTAGAAAAATTGCCGGCACTAAAGACCCTCATTTATAAACCCACAATACAGGGTGGATTGCTTCAATGCCTCCCTCTTAATGAATGGGCAAATAAAAGAGCAGTTTCTATTGTGCTTAGCAGCTGTTTTGAAAGCGATTTAGCCTTAAGCCATGTGGCTTCTTTAGCCCATCGGCTTTCAATTACAACTGCAAGCGGCATTGGCACTTACCATTACTTAAAAGACACACTCTTGTTGCATCCTTTGAAATTTTCAGGAGCTTTAGTGCATATCCCTGATAAAATTCAACCGAAACCCGGATTAAAAGACCTAGAAATTAATAACACTTAA